The following proteins come from a genomic window of Salvia hispanica cultivar TCC Black 2014 chromosome 4, UniMelb_Shisp_WGS_1.0, whole genome shotgun sequence:
- the LOC125219349 gene encoding cysteine-tryptophan domain-containing zinc finger protein 7-like isoform X1 yields the protein MLSVGSRDGRKRMGLGLDMEETELEEGEALGYQEGEDSTIDPDIALSYIEEKVHKFLGHLQKDFEGGVSAENLGAKFGGYGSFLPTYQRSPSWSHTKSPAGAHNYESPRKPHTEDQRQNSLASSSASPSIRPPSASGKPLSVGTSLQGNGYLKSKHAKQSSLKSGTNKKSASDQRTLKVRIKVGSENLSAQKNAEIYSGLGLVVSPSSSMDDSPTTSGRQCGKLLGVPEASPTSILQIMTSYSEELLLSPLSEDLIHLTEKRKLRGISETKPGDKTSKMSGPLWNGSLSSRSNHKVTEQKKVDDCFTELPYLKNNAFVESNVSPLKKEENDSDAFGYEELVCNALKLPLLSSSQHIVSDPSKGMSPAAFAVKDGIKQEALTPFIEKEHLEGSAPAHDARRVEKLGVRSGSLVKASESEEGNLIGTVAACPQEDVYKAEKLPVLDQSESNASKGTKAHTAAEPPDLLKQLVTQKGGSVKEEGLESSLEKSSTGGKRKRKEAQNKDSEGAYMAKDELLVESSLDPKSCKSSQTNNSLISKNGTPDLQKEHEKPRDRYKDFFGDVEFENEYNESVSGEMTSSGRLKDSQLAGKRNLSKDHNMYREKHAVRNSEKTLEKNAKSVFRPAPPLENGPSSEAPGGSIPLVQEDWVLCDKCKTWRLLPLGTNPKNLPEKWLCRMLSWLPGMNRCSIPEEETTNALRALYHPVASAPVPPSEGQDIRPNNSFMAMAGMNSAEPRPLAQEHQDVAVPTAPNSWKKKHGSAVAANSADIDGSTNSSNSRKKNLGMLGKVIKMNSASNSPSVDESGQHMRQASMVLEKCRDAKAEKLSQVSSSDKGTNVKIKSKRDSDMEGSRSSKRIKSEELHCDDENWYSDNGGGASTKAGHRSWSLSNNTSGNDPDKYNNPHDFNGESMKSIVSSMNVEMHVPSPAADGLLCSGKYDDEDPRKRITKENHGSKTHNEPVSNSGQHYLHSDEFREESSESEHRKEKKARLSKSGGKAMSGSKASVGADRKSKSIKDQYDGQLVNGTQAVDYLKSDMASANPSVAANSSSSKVSGSHRTKTNGQELKGSPVESVSSSPLRFPNVDKVTSARKSLDGWTVFHESVAANPRRFPGSDDGGNDRTGLDKIDAALALKDHVDDIHNDQVCHSNHSTKHYSEQSKAETRTNNDQSQSGVHSKKSGKSSHSNDKAHASGSDVDKIKIKASDSRNDAPDHMHLHEEKSKSKRNKSNEKSGTPKRGEKFVSKKDTTGGMSSGSSRAPSQKKLGHDGQDTIRNQDKKHDLPQEHENEKLPKKNNQTELLGNGKSHSLPPLARIQTETAPVSGSQKENSLKGLAPDASDNSDAQNALNQRKKSENSNGQPMRHRTPNSHKVRDVDAPSPLRKDSSSHAANTILKEAKDLKHMADRLKNSGTSIGLYFEASLKFLHGASLLESGSSEATKHNELMHSLHIYSSTAKLCEFCAHDYEKSKDMGAAALAYKCMEVAYMRVIYSSHSNTSRDRAELQSALQIAAPGESPSSSASDVDNLNHQATADKAVSARVAGSPQVSGSHMITSRNRCGLLRVLNFAQDVTFAMEASRKSRIAFAAASSGLGETQKEGIRSLKNALDYNFQDVEGLLQLVRIAMEAISR from the exons ATGTTATCTGTGGGCAGTAGGGATGGTAGAAAGCGGATGGGTTTGGGATTAGACATGGAAGAAACTGAGCTAGAAGAAGGGGAGGCTCTTGGTTATCAGGAGGGAGAAGATTCCACCATTGACCCTGATATTGCTCTCTCTTACATT GAGGAAAAAGTCCATAAATTTTTGGGTCACCTCCAGAAAGATTTTGAAGGAGGTGTTTCAGCTGAGAATTTGG GGGCAAAATTTGGTGGCTATGGTTCTTTTTTACCTACATATCAGCGGAGTCCATCTTGGTCCCATACAAAAAGTCCAGCAGGGGCTCATAACTATGAGTCACCAAGAAAGCCACACACAGAG GATCAAAGGCAGAATTCTTTAGCTTCATCAAGTGCTTCTCCATCAATAAGGCCCCCTTCTGCTTCAGGAAAACCTTTATCAGTGGGAACCTCCTTGCAAGGCAATGGCTACTTAAAATCTAAACATGCTAAACAATCAAGCTTAAAAAGtggaacaaataaaaaatctgCGAGTGATCAGAGAACACTGAAGGTCCGGATCAAAGTTGGCTCTGAAAACCTGTCAGCACAGAAGAATGCTGAAATCTACAGTGGACTTGGTCTTGTAGTTTCACCATCCTCTTCAATGGACGACAGTCCCACAACTAGTGGAAGGCAATGTGGTAAACTTTTGGGTGTGCCTGAGGCATCACCAACCAGTATTCTTCAG ATTATGACATCTTATTCTGAGGAACTTCTTCTATCCCCTCTATCTGAGGATCTGATTCATCTTACAGAAAAAAGGAAGTTGAGGGGAATAAGTGAAACTAAACCAGGTGACAAAACAAGCAAAATGTCTGGGCCATTATGGAATGGATCTCTTTCTAGTAGGAGCAACCATAAAGTTACTGAACAGAAAAAGGTTGATGATTGCTTCACAGAATTACCATATCTGAAAAATAATGCTTTTGTGGAGAGTAATGTTTCTCCACtgaagaaggaagaaaatgATAGTGATGCGTTTGGGTATGAGGAGCTCGTCTGTAATGCTTTGAAGCTTCCACTTTTATCGAGTTCTCAGCATATTGTTTCCGATCCATCAAAGGGTATGTCCCCTGCAGCTTTTGCTGTGAAAGATGGGATAAAGCAAGAAGCCTTAACCCCGTTTATTGAGAAGGAACATTTGGAGGGTTCGGCACCTGCTCATGATGCTAGGCGAGTTGAGAAATTGGGTGTGAGGTCTGGCTCATTGGTCAAGGCTTCTGAATCTGAAGAGGGAAATTTAATAGGTACTGTTGCAGCTTGCCCTCAGGAGGACGTATATAAGGCAGAAAAGCTTCCTGTCTTGGACCAGTCGGAGTCTAATGCCTCTAAGGGAACAAAAGCTCATACTGCTGCCGAACCGCCTGATCTCTTGAAACAATTAGTCACTCAGAAAGGAGGGTCAGTTAAAGAGGAAGGCCTGGAATCATCTCTTGAGAAATCATCAACTGGGGGGAAGAGGAAACGGAAGGAAGCTCAGAATAAAGACTCTGAAGGTGCATACATGGCAAAAGATGAGTTATTGGTTGAGTCTTCTTTGGATCCTAAAAGTTGCAAGAGTTCTCAGACTAATAATAGTCTCATATCTAAAAATGGCACACCTGATCTCCAGAAGGAGCATGAGAAACCAAGGGACCGGTATAAGGACTTCTTTGGAGATGTAGAATTCGAAAATGAATACAATGAATCAGTTTCTGGGGAAATGACATCCTCAGGAAGGTTAAAAGATTCTCAACTTGctggaaaaagaaatttaagtAAAGACCATAACATGTATCGAGAAAAACATGCAGTCAGAAATTCTGAAAAAACACTAGAAAAAAATGCTAAATCCGTTTTCCGGCCAGCTCCTCCCCTTGAAAATGGTCCGAGTTCTGAAGCTCCAGGTGGATCGATTCCTCTGGTCCAAGAAGATTGGGTTTTATGTGATAAGTGTAAAACATGGAGACTACTCCCACTTGGTACTAATCCCAAAAATCTCCCTGAGAAATGGCTTTGCAGGATGCTTTCCTGGCT GCCTGGGATGAACCGTTGTAGCATCCCAGAGGAGGAGACGACTAATGCTTTAAGGGCTCTTTACCATCCTGTTGCTTCAGCTCCGGTCCCTCCTTCCGAGGGTCAAGACATTCGGCCAAATAATTCCTTTATGGCTATGGCGGGGATGAACTCAGCTGAGCCAAGGCCTCTGGCTCAAGAACACCAAGATGTTGCTGTCCCAACTGCACCAAATAGCTGGAAGAAGAAACATGGGTCTGCAGTGGCTGCAAATTCAGCGGATATAGATGGTTCCACCAACTCATCGAACTCACGGAAGAAGAATCTTGGTATGTTgggaaaagtaattaaaatgaacAGCGCGAGTAACTCACCTTCTGTAGATGAATCTGGACAGCACATGCGGCAAGCAAGTATGGTATTAGAGAAGTGCAGGGATGCTAAAGCAGAAAAATTATCACAAGTCAGCTCTTCCGATAAAG GTACGAATGTAAAGATAAAGAGCAAGCGTGACTCTGATATGGAGGGCTCTAGATCTTCTAAAAGAATTAAGAGTGAGGAGTTACATTGTGATGATGAAAATTGGTATTCTGACAATGGCGGCGGGGCTTCCACAAAAGCAGGTCATCGCTCGTGGAGTCTGTCAAATAATACATCTGGTAATGATCCAGACAAGTACAATAACCCTCACGATTTTAATGGTGAATCCATGAAAAGTATAGTATCGAGTATGAATGTAGAAATGCATGTTCCATCACCTGCAGCTGATGGTTTGCTCTGTTCTGGAAaatatgatgatgaagatCCTAGAAAGAggataacaaaagaaaatcatgGTTCTAAGACTCATAATGAGCCTGTTTCCAATTCAGGACAACATTACTTGCACTCTGATGAATTTAGAGAAGAATCGAGTGAAAGTGAAcacagaaaagaaaagaaagctAGACTTTCCAAGTCTGGAGGAAAAGCTATGAGCGGAAGCAAAGCCAGTGTAGGAGCGGAcagaaaaagcaaaagtatTAAGGACCAATATGATGGGCAGCTTGTGAACGGCACTCAAGCAGTAGATTATTTGAAAAGTGACATGGCTTCTGCAAATCCTTCAGTTGCTGCCAATTCAAGCTCTTCCAAGGTATCTGGCTCACATAGAACCAAAACTAATGGCCAAGAACTTAAAGGCTCCCCAGTTGAATCAGTCTCATCATCCCCTCTGAGATTTCCTAATGTTGATAAGGTCACATCAGCTCGGAAAAGCCTCGATGGATGGACTGTTTTTCATGAGTCTGTAGCTGCCAACCCGAGAAGGTTTCCGGGCAGTGATGATGGAGGGAATGACCGAACCGGATTGGATAAAATAGATGCAGCTCTTGCTCTGAAAGATCATGTCGATGATATCCACAACGATCAGGTATGTCATAGTAATCATAGTACAAAACATTATTCTGAACAATCCAAAGCTGAAACAAGAACAAACAACGACCAATCTCAGAGTGGAGTTCACTCGAAAAAATCTGGAAAGTCTTCACATTCGAACGACAAGGCTCATGCCTCTGGTTCTGACGTAGACAAGATTAAAATCAAGGCTTCTGATTCAAGAAACGATGCTCCAGATCACATGCATTTGCATGAGGAGAAGTCAAAGAGCAAAAGAAACAAGTCTAATGAGAAATCTGGCACTCCTAAAAGGGGTGAGAAGTTTGTTTCCAAGAAAGATACGACAGGAGGAATGTCAAGTGGGAGCTCTAGAGCACCAAGTCAAAAGAAACTTGGCCATGATGGACAAGATACTATCAGAAACCAGGATAAGAAGCATGATCTCCCACAAGAGcatgaaaatgagaaattaccTAAGAAAAACAACCAGACAGAACTCCTTGGGAATGGGAAGTCACACTCACTTCCACCCTTAGCAAGAATACAGACTGAGACTGCTCCTGTTTCTGGATCTCAGAAGGAAAATAGTTTAAAAGGTTTGGCTCCTGATGCATCCGATAACAGTGATGCACAAAATGCCTTGAATCAGAGAAAGAAATCTGAGAACTCAAATGGTCAGCCTATGAGGCATCGAACCCCAAATTCTCATAAAGTTCGGGATGTTGACGCTCCAAGTCCCCTTCGAAAGGATTCCTCCAGTCATGCTGCTAATACCATTTTAAAAGAGGCGAAGGACCTCAAACACATGGCTGATCGTCTTAAG aaTTCTGGAACCAGTATTGGGCTCTACTTTGAAGCTTCCCTCAAGTTTCTCCATGGAGCCTCTTTGCTTGAATCTGGAAGTAGTGAAGCTACTAAGCATAATGAACTGATGCACTCattgcatatatatagtagCACTGCAAAACTATGCGA GTTTTGTGCCCATGACTATGAAAAGTCAAAAGACATGGGTGCTGCTGCTTTGGCGTACAAATGTATGGAGGTTGCTTACATGCGAGTGATTTATTCATCTCATAGCAATACAAGCAGGGATCGGGCCGAGTTGCAAAGTGCTCTTCAAATTGCTGCCCCTG GTGAATCTCCATCCTCCTCTGCCTCTGATGTCGACAACTTGAACCACCAAGCGACAGCAGACAAGGCTGTCTCAGCCAGAGTTGCGGGCTCTCCTCAAGTTTCTGGAAGCCATATGATTACTTCACGTAATCGTTGTGGTCTTCTGCGTGTTTTGAACTTT GCACAGGATGTTACCTTTGCAATGGAAGcatcaagaaaatcaagaattgcTTTTGCAGCTGCTTCGTCAGGTCTAGGAGAAACCCAGAAAGAGGGTATCCGTTCACTTAAAAATGCACTTGACTACAACTTCCAAGATGTTGAGGGTTTATTGCAGCTTGTGCGAATTGCAATGGAAGCCATCAGCCGTTAA
- the LOC125219349 gene encoding cysteine-tryptophan domain-containing zinc finger protein 3-like isoform X4 → MLSVGSRDGRKRMGLGLDMEETELEEGEALGYQEGEDSTIDPDIALSYIEEKVHKFLGHLQKDFEGGVSAENLGAKFGGYGSFLPTYQRSPSWSHTKSPAGAHNYESPRKPHTEDQRQNSLASSSASPSIRPPSASGKPLSVGTSLQGNGYLKSKHAKQSSLKSGTNKKSASDQRTLKVRIKVGSENLSAQKNAEIYSGLGLVVSPSSSMDDSPTTSGRQCGKLLGVPEASPTSILQIMTSYSEELLLSPLSEDLIHLTEKRKLRGISETKPGDKTSKMSGPLWNGSLSSRSNHKVTEQKKVDDCFTELPYLKNNAFVESNVSPLKKEENDSDAFGYEELVCNALKLPLLSSSQHIVSDPSKGMSPAAFAVKDGIKQEALTPFIEKEHLEGSAPAHDARRVEKLGVRSGSLVKASESEEGNLIGTVAACPQEDVYKAEKLPVLDQSESNASKGTKAHTAAEPPDLLKQLVTQKGGSVKEEGLESSLEKSSTGGKRKRKEAQNKDSEGAYMAKDELLVESSLDPKSCKSSQTNNSLISKNGTPDLQKEHEKPRDRYKDFFGDVEFENEYNESVSGEMTSSGRLKDSQLAGKRNLSKDHNMYREKHAVRNSEKTLEKNAKSVFRPAPPLENGPSSEAPGGSIPLVQEDWVLCDKCKTWRLLPLGTNPKNLPEKWLCRMLSWLPGMNRCSIPEEETTNALRALYHPVASAPVPPSEGQDIRPNNSFMAMAGMNSAEPRPLAQEHQDVAVPTAPNSWKKKHGSAVAANSADIDGSTNSSNSRKKNLGMLGKVIKMNSASNSPSVDESGQHMRQASMVLEKCRDAKAEKLSQVSSSDKGTNVKIKSKRDSDMEGSRSSKRIKSEELHCDDENWYSDNGGGASTKAGHRSWSLSNNTSGQHYLHSDEFREESSESEHRKEKKARLSKSGGKAMSGSKASVGADRKSKSIKDQYDGQLVNGTQAVDYLKSDMASANPSVAANSSSSKVSGSHRTKTNGQELKGSPVESVSSSPLRFPNVDKVTSARKSLDGWTVFHESVAANPRRFPGSDDGGNDRTGLDKIDAALALKDHVDDIHNDQVCHSNHSTKHYSEQSKAETRTNNDQSQSGVHSKKSGKSSHSNDKAHASGSDVDKIKIKASDSRNDAPDHMHLHEEKSKSKRNKSNEKSGTPKRGEKFVSKKDTTGGMSSGSSRAPSQKKLGHDGQDTIRNQDKKHDLPQEHENEKLPKKNNQTELLGNGKSHSLPPLARIQTETAPVSGSQKENSLKGLAPDASDNSDAQNALNQRKKSENSNGQPMRHRTPNSHKVRDVDAPSPLRKDSSSHAANTILKEAKDLKHMADRLKNSGTSIGLYFEASLKFLHGASLLESGSSEATKHNELMHSLHIYSSTAKLCEFCAHDYEKSKDMGAAALAYKCMEVAYMRVIYSSHSNTSRDRAELQSALQIAAPGESPSSSASDVDNLNHQATADKAVSARVAGSPQVSGSHMITSRNRCGLLRVLNFAQDVTFAMEASRKSRIAFAAASSGLGETQKEGIRSLKNALDYNFQDVEGLLQLVRIAMEAISR, encoded by the exons ATGTTATCTGTGGGCAGTAGGGATGGTAGAAAGCGGATGGGTTTGGGATTAGACATGGAAGAAACTGAGCTAGAAGAAGGGGAGGCTCTTGGTTATCAGGAGGGAGAAGATTCCACCATTGACCCTGATATTGCTCTCTCTTACATT GAGGAAAAAGTCCATAAATTTTTGGGTCACCTCCAGAAAGATTTTGAAGGAGGTGTTTCAGCTGAGAATTTGG GGGCAAAATTTGGTGGCTATGGTTCTTTTTTACCTACATATCAGCGGAGTCCATCTTGGTCCCATACAAAAAGTCCAGCAGGGGCTCATAACTATGAGTCACCAAGAAAGCCACACACAGAG GATCAAAGGCAGAATTCTTTAGCTTCATCAAGTGCTTCTCCATCAATAAGGCCCCCTTCTGCTTCAGGAAAACCTTTATCAGTGGGAACCTCCTTGCAAGGCAATGGCTACTTAAAATCTAAACATGCTAAACAATCAAGCTTAAAAAGtggaacaaataaaaaatctgCGAGTGATCAGAGAACACTGAAGGTCCGGATCAAAGTTGGCTCTGAAAACCTGTCAGCACAGAAGAATGCTGAAATCTACAGTGGACTTGGTCTTGTAGTTTCACCATCCTCTTCAATGGACGACAGTCCCACAACTAGTGGAAGGCAATGTGGTAAACTTTTGGGTGTGCCTGAGGCATCACCAACCAGTATTCTTCAG ATTATGACATCTTATTCTGAGGAACTTCTTCTATCCCCTCTATCTGAGGATCTGATTCATCTTACAGAAAAAAGGAAGTTGAGGGGAATAAGTGAAACTAAACCAGGTGACAAAACAAGCAAAATGTCTGGGCCATTATGGAATGGATCTCTTTCTAGTAGGAGCAACCATAAAGTTACTGAACAGAAAAAGGTTGATGATTGCTTCACAGAATTACCATATCTGAAAAATAATGCTTTTGTGGAGAGTAATGTTTCTCCACtgaagaaggaagaaaatgATAGTGATGCGTTTGGGTATGAGGAGCTCGTCTGTAATGCTTTGAAGCTTCCACTTTTATCGAGTTCTCAGCATATTGTTTCCGATCCATCAAAGGGTATGTCCCCTGCAGCTTTTGCTGTGAAAGATGGGATAAAGCAAGAAGCCTTAACCCCGTTTATTGAGAAGGAACATTTGGAGGGTTCGGCACCTGCTCATGATGCTAGGCGAGTTGAGAAATTGGGTGTGAGGTCTGGCTCATTGGTCAAGGCTTCTGAATCTGAAGAGGGAAATTTAATAGGTACTGTTGCAGCTTGCCCTCAGGAGGACGTATATAAGGCAGAAAAGCTTCCTGTCTTGGACCAGTCGGAGTCTAATGCCTCTAAGGGAACAAAAGCTCATACTGCTGCCGAACCGCCTGATCTCTTGAAACAATTAGTCACTCAGAAAGGAGGGTCAGTTAAAGAGGAAGGCCTGGAATCATCTCTTGAGAAATCATCAACTGGGGGGAAGAGGAAACGGAAGGAAGCTCAGAATAAAGACTCTGAAGGTGCATACATGGCAAAAGATGAGTTATTGGTTGAGTCTTCTTTGGATCCTAAAAGTTGCAAGAGTTCTCAGACTAATAATAGTCTCATATCTAAAAATGGCACACCTGATCTCCAGAAGGAGCATGAGAAACCAAGGGACCGGTATAAGGACTTCTTTGGAGATGTAGAATTCGAAAATGAATACAATGAATCAGTTTCTGGGGAAATGACATCCTCAGGAAGGTTAAAAGATTCTCAACTTGctggaaaaagaaatttaagtAAAGACCATAACATGTATCGAGAAAAACATGCAGTCAGAAATTCTGAAAAAACACTAGAAAAAAATGCTAAATCCGTTTTCCGGCCAGCTCCTCCCCTTGAAAATGGTCCGAGTTCTGAAGCTCCAGGTGGATCGATTCCTCTGGTCCAAGAAGATTGGGTTTTATGTGATAAGTGTAAAACATGGAGACTACTCCCACTTGGTACTAATCCCAAAAATCTCCCTGAGAAATGGCTTTGCAGGATGCTTTCCTGGCT GCCTGGGATGAACCGTTGTAGCATCCCAGAGGAGGAGACGACTAATGCTTTAAGGGCTCTTTACCATCCTGTTGCTTCAGCTCCGGTCCCTCCTTCCGAGGGTCAAGACATTCGGCCAAATAATTCCTTTATGGCTATGGCGGGGATGAACTCAGCTGAGCCAAGGCCTCTGGCTCAAGAACACCAAGATGTTGCTGTCCCAACTGCACCAAATAGCTGGAAGAAGAAACATGGGTCTGCAGTGGCTGCAAATTCAGCGGATATAGATGGTTCCACCAACTCATCGAACTCACGGAAGAAGAATCTTGGTATGTTgggaaaagtaattaaaatgaacAGCGCGAGTAACTCACCTTCTGTAGATGAATCTGGACAGCACATGCGGCAAGCAAGTATGGTATTAGAGAAGTGCAGGGATGCTAAAGCAGAAAAATTATCACAAGTCAGCTCTTCCGATAAAG GTACGAATGTAAAGATAAAGAGCAAGCGTGACTCTGATATGGAGGGCTCTAGATCTTCTAAAAGAATTAAGAGTGAGGAGTTACATTGTGATGATGAAAATTGGTATTCTGACAATGGCGGCGGGGCTTCCACAAAAGCAGGTCATCGCTCGTGGAGTCTGTCAAATAATACATCTG GACAACATTACTTGCACTCTGATGAATTTAGAGAAGAATCGAGTGAAAGTGAAcacagaaaagaaaagaaagctAGACTTTCCAAGTCTGGAGGAAAAGCTATGAGCGGAAGCAAAGCCAGTGTAGGAGCGGAcagaaaaagcaaaagtatTAAGGACCAATATGATGGGCAGCTTGTGAACGGCACTCAAGCAGTAGATTATTTGAAAAGTGACATGGCTTCTGCAAATCCTTCAGTTGCTGCCAATTCAAGCTCTTCCAAGGTATCTGGCTCACATAGAACCAAAACTAATGGCCAAGAACTTAAAGGCTCCCCAGTTGAATCAGTCTCATCATCCCCTCTGAGATTTCCTAATGTTGATAAGGTCACATCAGCTCGGAAAAGCCTCGATGGATGGACTGTTTTTCATGAGTCTGTAGCTGCCAACCCGAGAAGGTTTCCGGGCAGTGATGATGGAGGGAATGACCGAACCGGATTGGATAAAATAGATGCAGCTCTTGCTCTGAAAGATCATGTCGATGATATCCACAACGATCAGGTATGTCATAGTAATCATAGTACAAAACATTATTCTGAACAATCCAAAGCTGAAACAAGAACAAACAACGACCAATCTCAGAGTGGAGTTCACTCGAAAAAATCTGGAAAGTCTTCACATTCGAACGACAAGGCTCATGCCTCTGGTTCTGACGTAGACAAGATTAAAATCAAGGCTTCTGATTCAAGAAACGATGCTCCAGATCACATGCATTTGCATGAGGAGAAGTCAAAGAGCAAAAGAAACAAGTCTAATGAGAAATCTGGCACTCCTAAAAGGGGTGAGAAGTTTGTTTCCAAGAAAGATACGACAGGAGGAATGTCAAGTGGGAGCTCTAGAGCACCAAGTCAAAAGAAACTTGGCCATGATGGACAAGATACTATCAGAAACCAGGATAAGAAGCATGATCTCCCACAAGAGcatgaaaatgagaaattaccTAAGAAAAACAACCAGACAGAACTCCTTGGGAATGGGAAGTCACACTCACTTCCACCCTTAGCAAGAATACAGACTGAGACTGCTCCTGTTTCTGGATCTCAGAAGGAAAATAGTTTAAAAGGTTTGGCTCCTGATGCATCCGATAACAGTGATGCACAAAATGCCTTGAATCAGAGAAAGAAATCTGAGAACTCAAATGGTCAGCCTATGAGGCATCGAACCCCAAATTCTCATAAAGTTCGGGATGTTGACGCTCCAAGTCCCCTTCGAAAGGATTCCTCCAGTCATGCTGCTAATACCATTTTAAAAGAGGCGAAGGACCTCAAACACATGGCTGATCGTCTTAAG aaTTCTGGAACCAGTATTGGGCTCTACTTTGAAGCTTCCCTCAAGTTTCTCCATGGAGCCTCTTTGCTTGAATCTGGAAGTAGTGAAGCTACTAAGCATAATGAACTGATGCACTCattgcatatatatagtagCACTGCAAAACTATGCGA GTTTTGTGCCCATGACTATGAAAAGTCAAAAGACATGGGTGCTGCTGCTTTGGCGTACAAATGTATGGAGGTTGCTTACATGCGAGTGATTTATTCATCTCATAGCAATACAAGCAGGGATCGGGCCGAGTTGCAAAGTGCTCTTCAAATTGCTGCCCCTG GTGAATCTCCATCCTCCTCTGCCTCTGATGTCGACAACTTGAACCACCAAGCGACAGCAGACAAGGCTGTCTCAGCCAGAGTTGCGGGCTCTCCTCAAGTTTCTGGAAGCCATATGATTACTTCACGTAATCGTTGTGGTCTTCTGCGTGTTTTGAACTTT GCACAGGATGTTACCTTTGCAATGGAAGcatcaagaaaatcaagaattgcTTTTGCAGCTGCTTCGTCAGGTCTAGGAGAAACCCAGAAAGAGGGTATCCGTTCACTTAAAAATGCACTTGACTACAACTTCCAAGATGTTGAGGGTTTATTGCAGCTTGTGCGAATTGCAATGGAAGCCATCAGCCGTTAA